One Streptomyces sp. NBC_01237 genomic region harbors:
- a CDS encoding chitobiase/beta-hexosaminidase C-terminal domain-containing protein: MRFAPLVIAATSVALVSPLAAQAQDRPQAQSPAQSHPHKPGHGTPAAPGVSVPGGRYEHPVSVKFKAERGVTVRYTLDGTTPTRDSHAFRSGHPLRITKDTNVTAVAFRGNKAGVPVSYGYLIKTREKPLAKLVVMSDVHIGSHATADKKYESFFDTIGSIFPKPDAILSNGDMINDNGDGKGPDHKIVSEIFQANLARKGMTGTQLLISNGNHDASLGAIRAGYPKAWFPDSGGGYYESKVKGLPVLTVNTETYNSSTAQRTWLKERLTAITGDPANAGKPVLVQGHRPTTGTTMDGQQAANPLLAEDLSAFPQAILFSGHSHLNINDDRSIHQRDFTSVNDGSMSYIEIDHGYQMVTDEGLANRFESPTAQALFVEVYKNRTEIARVNMAADKHDIYTGGQWSANWQPPYASAGTLSGDTWTVRLKGSTSQEIKRNFRYTAAERNTVAPKFTTRKPLKDVRDAKGGTALRIAQAKDDQMVHHYNVDITDASTGASVVSSKVLSDFYFTPRPNTLDIPVPGAVKGHRYVARVVAVDAYGNASPAASLTFRK, from the coding sequence GTGAGATTCGCCCCCCTCGTGATCGCCGCGACCTCCGTCGCACTCGTCTCCCCCCTCGCCGCCCAGGCGCAGGACCGGCCCCAGGCCCAGAGCCCGGCGCAGTCCCACCCCCACAAGCCCGGTCACGGCACCCCCGCCGCTCCCGGCGTCAGCGTGCCCGGCGGGCGTTACGAGCACCCGGTGTCGGTGAAGTTCAAGGCCGAGCGCGGAGTCACCGTCCGGTACACGCTCGACGGCACCACGCCCACCCGCGACAGCCACGCCTTCCGTTCCGGCCATCCGCTGCGGATCACCAAGGACACCAATGTCACCGCCGTCGCCTTCCGCGGCAACAAGGCCGGCGTCCCGGTGTCGTACGGCTATCTGATCAAGACCCGTGAGAAGCCGCTCGCCAAGCTCGTCGTCATGTCGGACGTCCACATCGGCAGCCACGCGACGGCGGACAAGAAGTACGAGAGCTTCTTCGACACCATCGGGTCCATCTTCCCCAAGCCCGACGCGATCCTGTCCAACGGCGACATGATCAACGACAACGGCGACGGCAAGGGCCCCGACCACAAGATCGTCTCCGAGATCTTCCAGGCCAACCTCGCCCGCAAGGGCATGACCGGCACCCAGCTGCTGATCTCCAACGGCAACCACGACGCCAGCCTCGGCGCGATCCGGGCCGGCTACCCCAAGGCATGGTTCCCCGACTCGGGCGGCGGTTACTACGAGTCGAAGGTGAAGGGCCTGCCCGTCCTCACCGTCAACACGGAGACGTACAACTCCAGCACCGCCCAGCGCACCTGGCTCAAGGAGCGGCTCACGGCGATCACCGGCGACCCCGCCAACGCGGGCAAGCCGGTCCTCGTCCAGGGCCACCGGCCCACCACCGGCACGACGATGGACGGCCAGCAGGCCGCGAACCCGCTGCTGGCCGAGGATCTGAGCGCCTTCCCGCAGGCCATCCTCTTCTCCGGCCACTCCCACCTGAACATCAACGACGACCGCTCCATCCACCAGCGCGACTTCACCTCCGTCAACGACGGCTCGATGAGCTACATCGAGATCGACCACGGCTACCAGATGGTGACGGACGAGGGCCTCGCCAACCGCTTCGAGTCGCCCACCGCCCAGGCGCTCTTCGTCGAGGTCTACAAGAACCGCACCGAGATAGCCCGGGTCAACATGGCCGCGGACAAGCACGACATCTACACCGGCGGCCAGTGGTCGGCGAACTGGCAGCCGCCGTACGCGAGCGCGGGCACCCTCAGCGGCGACACCTGGACGGTGCGGCTGAAGGGCTCGACCAGCCAGGAGATCAAGAGGAACTTCCGGTACACCGCCGCCGAACGCAACACCGTGGCGCCGAAGTTCACCACCCGCAAGCCCCTCAAGGACGTACGTGACGCGAAGGGCGGCACCGCGCTGCGGATCGCGCAGGCCAAGGACGACCAGATGGTGCACCACTACAACGTGGACATCACCGACGCCTCGACCGGTGCCTCCGTCGTGTCCTCCAAGGTGCTCTCGGACTTCTACTTCACCCCTCGCCCCAACACCCTCGACATCCCGGTCCCGGGCGCGGTGAAGGGCCACCGGTACGTGGCCAGGGTCGTCGCCGTCGACGCGTACGGGAACGCCTCCCCGGCCGCCTCGCTGACGTTCCGCAAGTAG
- a CDS encoding MFS transporter, translating to MTTAEPRPGREADSSTDHSTGNGELGGSPAARIRLPAPRTAEPVTGDATTTAAAPRRSRFRRLLRHPVTITTAAAAVTHVLWFFFFANSGGDIAAQDAWAEFVGRHPGTAYNLAWYGGMHPVSYSVVSPYLMSVLGVRTTMMIVGTVSAALTAMILVRVRAVRNPLACSLAGAFAYLCNALSGRVTFGLGMMFAVGAVAAVFCWPHKWRYKRWAKAAVAAPLAGLATAASPVAGLFLGVVAAALFLHKRRPGAYALGLAPVAVVALSSWLFPFSGTQPMSVGTLSLPFIFAVIIFVLVPRDWKTVRTAAAVYGVGTLLTYVVDSQIGSNVTRMAMLFAGVTLLAALPYTAPRTRRWYALVLAFAGLNFWIGFKGVDDIVRTAPTASWARELAPLVNELQEVGAERGRVEVVPASSHREASALAPYVNLARGWNRQADMKRNPLFYDDTLNAMNYREWLDRWAVHYVVLPTGKPDSGAATEAALVEKGQPYLTKIWGDSNWKLFRVLDPVPMADPPATVERAGADELTIRVKSAGRVLIRIPYSRWLAVVDEEGRSLDRPQETEESKRRSKQDENAPKTFANTHGCLIQVEENPEGDEWTELLAPEPGVYRLAAPYQLQPGTPCPEELR from the coding sequence GTGACCACCGCGGAGCCGAGACCCGGCCGCGAGGCGGACAGCAGCACCGACCACAGCACCGGGAACGGTGAGCTCGGCGGCAGCCCGGCCGCACGGATCCGGCTGCCCGCTCCGCGTACCGCCGAACCCGTCACCGGCGACGCCACCACGACCGCCGCTGCGCCGCGGCGCAGCCGGTTCCGGCGTCTGCTGCGGCATCCGGTCACGATCACGACGGCGGCCGCGGCGGTCACCCATGTCCTGTGGTTCTTCTTCTTCGCGAACAGCGGCGGTGACATCGCGGCGCAGGACGCCTGGGCCGAGTTCGTCGGCCGGCATCCCGGCACCGCGTACAACCTCGCCTGGTACGGGGGCATGCACCCCGTCTCGTACAGCGTCGTGTCGCCGTATCTGATGTCGGTGCTCGGCGTCCGTACGACGATGATGATCGTCGGTACGGTGTCCGCCGCGCTGACCGCGATGATCCTGGTCCGGGTCCGCGCCGTGCGCAATCCACTGGCCTGCTCGCTCGCCGGGGCCTTCGCCTATCTGTGCAACGCGCTCTCCGGACGTGTGACGTTCGGGCTCGGCATGATGTTCGCGGTCGGTGCCGTCGCCGCCGTGTTCTGCTGGCCGCACAAGTGGCGCTACAAGCGGTGGGCCAAGGCGGCCGTCGCCGCGCCGCTGGCCGGACTCGCGACCGCCGCCAGCCCGGTCGCCGGGCTCTTCCTCGGTGTGGTCGCCGCCGCGCTCTTCCTCCACAAGCGGCGCCCCGGCGCGTACGCGCTGGGCCTCGCCCCGGTCGCGGTGGTGGCGCTGTCCTCGTGGCTGTTCCCGTTCTCCGGTACGCAGCCGATGTCGGTCGGGACGCTGTCGCTGCCGTTCATCTTCGCGGTGATCATCTTCGTCCTCGTACCGCGCGACTGGAAGACGGTCCGCACGGCGGCCGCCGTCTACGGTGTCGGAACGCTGCTGACGTACGTCGTCGACTCGCAGATCGGGTCGAACGTCACCCGCATGGCGATGCTGTTCGCCGGGGTGACGCTGCTGGCCGCCCTGCCGTACACGGCGCCCCGGACCCGCCGCTGGTACGCGCTGGTCCTCGCCTTCGCCGGGCTGAACTTCTGGATCGGCTTCAAGGGCGTCGACGACATCGTCCGTACCGCCCCGACCGCGTCCTGGGCCCGTGAGCTGGCCCCGCTGGTGAATGAGCTCCAGGAGGTGGGGGCGGAGCGGGGCCGGGTGGAAGTGGTGCCCGCGAGCAGCCACCGGGAGGCGTCGGCGCTCGCGCCGTACGTCAACCTCGCCCGCGGCTGGAACCGCCAGGCCGACATGAAGCGCAACCCGCTCTTCTACGACGACACCCTCAACGCCATGAACTACCGGGAGTGGCTGGACCGCTGGGCCGTGCACTATGTCGTGCTGCCCACGGGGAAGCCGGACAGCGGGGCCGCGACGGAGGCGGCGCTCGTCGAGAAGGGCCAGCCGTATCTGACGAAGATCTGGGGCGACTCCAACTGGAAGCTGTTCCGGGTCCTGGACCCGGTGCCGATGGCCGACCCGCCCGCGACGGTGGAGCGGGCGGGCGCGGACGAGCTGACGATCCGGGTGAAGTCGGCCGGCCGGGTGCTGATCCGGATCCCGTACTCGCGCTGGCTTGCGGTGGTCGACGAGGAGGGCAGGAGCCTGGACCGGCCGCAGGAGACCGAGGAGTCGAAGCGGCGGTCGAAGCAGGACGAGAACGCCCCCAAGACGTTCGCCAATACGCACGGCTGCCTGATCCAGGTGGAGGAGAACCCGGAGGGCGACGAGTGGACCGAGCTGCTCGCCCCGGAGCCCGGGGTGTACCGGCTGGCGGCCCCGTACCAGCTCCAGCCCGGCACCCCGTGCCCGGAGGAACTGCGCTGA